One window of the Synergistaceae bacterium genome contains the following:
- a CDS encoding diguanylate cyclase: protein MKRPAIIFIIIILAVSTLIFCDAEGGTVCLTEEERNFIRDNPVISLGVDPKFVPFEFIDIDGEYKGIADDYMALISKRTGLKFEPRKNLSWPEAYDLALARELDLLSAVGKTAEREKCFILSKPYYFFKRVLVTTNENAGIGCLDDLRGLAVAVQRNSSHHSYLLNYEEVNLSLYDSVESALVAVTTGEEKAFIGNLATTNYLIRSNGLTNLRFVSFEAEKQQSLHFAVRKDWPELVSILNKSIDSITEKEKSEINKKWIDLDTKLDYGPFIRIAIVIGTLVSVVLAVSWFWIIRLRKEVAERKRAELKLQDANSKLEKMTMIDGLTCIFNRRYFDSFLTSLWGINKREEFPIGLIMIDIDLFKNYNDRFGHVAGDQCLKSVAKIIEGALSREGDFVARFGGEEFAVLLSNTRENEAAILAERIREKVESTMIENEVPEKHVTVSVGVASFQTVEGVTPNDLIYTADCALYKAKEGGRNRVVRASDLPIFDSVLFSK, encoded by the coding sequence ATGAAAAGACCAGCTATCATATTTATAATCATCATTTTGGCTGTAAGCACATTGATATTTTGCGATGCCGAGGGTGGAACTGTATGTTTGACCGAGGAGGAGCGAAATTTTATTAGAGACAATCCGGTAATTAGCCTGGGAGTAGACCCAAAATTCGTCCCCTTTGAGTTTATAGATATCGATGGAGAGTACAAGGGAATTGCCGATGACTATATGGCCTTGATTTCGAAAAGAACAGGTCTGAAGTTCGAGCCCAGAAAAAACCTGTCTTGGCCGGAAGCCTACGATTTGGCACTGGCAAGAGAGCTGGACCTCCTCTCCGCTGTAGGCAAAACAGCGGAACGAGAGAAGTGTTTCATTCTATCAAAGCCATATTATTTCTTTAAAAGAGTATTGGTTACTACAAACGAGAATGCCGGCATAGGATGCCTGGATGATTTAAGGGGCCTGGCTGTAGCGGTACAAAGGAATAGCTCCCACCATAGTTACCTTTTGAACTACGAAGAGGTGAACCTCAGCCTGTATGATTCAGTGGAATCTGCCCTGGTGGCAGTGACGACGGGGGAAGAGAAGGCATTCATTGGAAATCTTGCTACTACTAATTATTTAATACGCTCTAACGGGTTGACCAATCTCAGGTTTGTGTCATTTGAAGCGGAGAAACAGCAATCACTGCACTTCGCTGTCAGAAAGGACTGGCCGGAACTAGTCAGTATACTGAATAAATCTATCGATAGTATTACCGAGAAAGAGAAGAGTGAGATTAACAAGAAATGGATAGACCTGGACACCAAGCTGGATTATGGCCCGTTTATACGTATTGCCATAGTTATTGGTACTCTGGTGAGCGTTGTCCTGGCTGTCTCTTGGTTTTGGATAATCCGTCTGCGTAAAGAGGTCGCCGAAAGAAAGAGGGCGGAGTTAAAGCTGCAGGACGCCAACAGTAAGCTGGAAAAGATGACTATGATAGACGGCCTGACATGCATCTTCAACAGAAGGTATTTCGATAGTTTCTTGACAAGCCTTTGGGGAATCAACAAGAGGGAGGAATTCCCTATTGGCTTGATAATGATCGATATAGATCTTTTCAAAAACTACAATGATAGATTCGGCCATGTGGCGGGTGATCAATGCTTAAAAAGTGTCGCCAAGATCATAGAAGGCGCGCTTAGCAGGGAAGGTGATTTTGTTGCGCGCTTCGGCGGAGAGGAATTCGCAGTTTTACTGTCAAATACAAGAGAAAACGAGGCGGCGATATTAGCGGAACGAATCAGAGAAAAGGTAGAATCCACGATGATTGAAAATGAGGTGCCAGAGAAGCATGTTACTGTCAGTGTAGGAGTGGCCTCTTTTCAAACCGTGGAGGGCGTGACTCCCAACGATTTGATTTATACAGCGGACTGCGCCTTGTATAAGGCAAAAGAGGGTGGAAGGAACAGGGTTGTAAGGGCAAGCGACCTGCCGATCTTCGATTCAGTTCTATTTAGCAAGTAA
- a CDS encoding SRPBCC family protein, with protein MATSNTKATFPCDIHRVWEVVTSLEQYSWRSDINSVEIISEHQFIEHTKDGYATTFTVTAKEPYKRWEFDMENENIKGHWTGIFTQKNGQTEVDFTEDVTAKKILIKPFVKSYLKKQQATYIQDLSKELEKYCEQ; from the coding sequence CATAGAGTATGGGAAGTTGTGACATCTCTTGAGCAATATTCATGGCGTAGTGATATAAACAGCGTTGAAATAATAAGTGAACACCAGTTTATTGAACATACAAAAGACGGATACGCCACAACCTTTACGGTAACAGCAAAAGAGCCCTATAAGCGGTGGGAATTCGATATGGAGAATGAGAATATAAAAGGGCATTGGACGGGTATCTTCACTCAGAAAAATGGACAAACAGAAGTTGATTTCACAGAAGATGTAACTGCAAAAAAAATATTGATCAAGCCTTTTGTAAAATCATATCTGAAAAAACAACAAGCAACCTATATACAGGATTTGTCAAAGGAATTGGAGAAATACTGTGAGCAGTGA